The following is a genomic window from Verrucosispora sp. WMMD573.
TGCCGTCCTCGACGGGGGCGAGCACGACGTGGTGTCCGCGGTGGAGGCGGCGTACCGGTCGCACGCGACGGGCCGTACGCGGGTACCGCAGTCGGTCTTTCTCCGCTTCCCCGACGGAGAGCGCGAGCGGATCATCGCGCTACCGGCCTATCTGGGCGGTGCGACGCCGACCTGCGGGGTGAAGTGGGTGTCCTCCTTCCCCGGCAACCTCGACCGGGGGATGCACCGGGCGTCGGCCGTGATGATCCTGAACTCGGTGCACACCGGCGTACCGGAGGCGATCCTCGAAGCGTCGGCGATCTCGGCCGGGCGGACGGCCGCGAGCGCCGCCCTGGCCGCGTCCACGCTCTCCTCGTCCAGCCCGGAATCCGCGGTGACGCTCGTCGGCTGCGGCCCGATCAACTTCGAGGTGCTGAGGTATCTGCTCACCGTGCTGCCGACGCTGGACACGGTGACCCTGTACGACCTCAGCGCCGAACGGGCGCACTCCTTCGCCGCCGAGGCCCGGTCCGCCTGGCCGACGTTGAAGATCGACGTGGCCGAGCACCCGGCCGACGCCATGGCCCGCCACAAACTGGTCTGCCTGGCGACGACGGCGAGCGCCCCGCACCTGGGTACCGAACACTGCCGCCCGGGGACGCTGGTGCTGCACCTGTCCCTGCGTGACCTCACCACCGAATCGATCCGCGCCAGCGTCAACATCGTCGATGACGCGGACCACGTGTGCCGGGCCGCGACCTCGCTGGACCTGGCCCAACAGGAAGCTGGCCACCGCGACTTCATCGCCGCCTCGCTCGGCGAGGTCCTGGTGGCCGGCGAGCGGTACGTCAGAAGCGACGACGCCGTGACGGTGTTCTCCCCGTTCGGACTCGGCTGCCTGGATCTGGCGGTGGCCGACCTGGTCCGACGTTCGGCGTCGGCCCGCAGCCTGGGCACCACATTGGACGACTTCCTACCGACGAAGCAGCAGGTGTGCGCATGACTGACATCCTCGAAACCGACAATCAGCTTCGACTGTCGTTCGAACAGGAGCAGCTGTGGTTCCTCGACCAGGTGCGGTCCGGCACCCAGGAGTACCTGTTGCACTGGGGATTCCGACTGCGCGGGCCGCTGAACCGGGGGGCGCTGACCGCCGCCTGCACTGACATCGCCGGCCGGCACGAGATTCTGCGTACCCGCTACGCCACGGTCGACGGGCAACCGGTGCAGATCATCGACGAGCCGGCGGCGGCCGACCTCACGGTGGTCGACCTCACCGGGTACTCCGCCGCCGAACAGGACCGACGGGTACGGGAGATCGGCGAGGCGGCGGTCACCACGCCGATCGACCTGCGCGAATCGGCCCCCTGGCGGCTCACCCTCGTGCAGCTGTCCCCCACTGACGCGATCTTGGTGATCGTGGTGCATCACATCGCCTTCGACGGCCCGTCGCTGGGCATCCTCGCCCGCGAACTGGGCGTGCTCTACGCGGCCCACGCCGCCAGCGAGCAGTCGCCGCTGGAGCCGCTTGACCTTCAGTACGCCGATTTCGCCGACTGGCAGCGGAGCCGGTGGGACGCGAACGACGCGGCGTTCGTCCGGCACCTGAACTACTGGCGTGAACGACTGGCCGGGCTGCCGTCACTGGAACTGCCCACGGACCGGCAGCGCCCCGCCACCTGGGAGCCGGCCGGCGACGTGGTGGCGTTCGCCGTGCCGGCCCCGTTGGCGGCCCGGCTCAGTTCCCTGGGACGCACCGCCCGGGCGACCCCGTTCATGGTGTTTCTGGCCGCCTACCAGCTCCTGATCAGCCGTTACGCGGACCAGCTCGACTTCGGTGTCGGGGTGTCGACAAGCGGGCGGAACCGGGTCGAGCTGGAGCCGGTGATCGGCTCCCTCGCGCAGACGGTGGTGCTGCGGACCGATCTGTCCGGCGACCCCACCTTCGTCGAGCTGCTCGGCCGGGTCCGCGAGACGGCCCTGGACGCCTTCGAGCACAAGGACGTACCCCTGCAACGCCTGGCCGCCGAACTGTCCCCGGACCGCGGCCTGTCCCGCAACCCGCTCTTCCAGGTCGGGTTCGCGGTCCTCAACGGCCAGGGCGAGCCGCTGAGTCTGCCCGGCATCGAGGTCGACTGGGTGCCGACCCCGGTACGCAGTGCCACCTTCGACATGTCGATGCAGATGACCGAGGAGCCGGACGGTTCCTGGGTCGGCCGGATCACCTATCCGACCGCGCTGTTCGACCGGACCCGGATCGAGCGGATCGCCGACAACTACCTGGCGCTCCTGGAGAAGCTGGCGGCGGCCCCGGACACACCGCTGCGCGAGGTGCCGACGGTGACGGCCGTGGAACAGCGGCAACTGCTCGGCTGGTGCCCCGCACGGCGCGGCGCGACCGACGCGCTGTTGCCGGAGCTGTTCCGGGCGCAGGCCGACGCCACGCCGGACGCGGTGGCCGTGGTCTGTGGGGACGTCGAGCTGACCTATGCCCAGCTGAGGTCCCGGGCGGACGGCCTGGCCGGCTTCCTGCACACCCGGGGAGTCGGCGCGGAAACCGCCGTCGGTGTCGCCCTGCACCGCGGTACCGATCTCGTGGTGGCGCTGCTCGGTACGCTCACCGCCGGCGCGGTCTACGTCCCGCTCGCACCCGACCTGCCTGACGAGCGGCTCGAATTCATGATCGACAACGCGGGTGTCGAACTGGTGCTCACCGACACGGCCCTGCGGCAGCGGATTCCTCAGCAGTCCCCGGTGGTGGTGCTCGACGAGCAGTGGGACGACATCGCTCGCGCCACACCACTACCGTCACCGGTGGCGCTCGACGCCGCGAACGCCGCCTACGTCATGTACACGTCCGGGTCCACCGGTCGCCCCAAGGGCGTCGTGATCAGCCACGACGGGATCCGGAACCGGGTGCTGTGGGCGGTGGACGAGTTCCGGCTCACCAGTGCCGACCGGGTCCTGCAGAAGACGACCATCGGGTTCGACGCGTCGATGTGGGAGTTCCTGGCACCGCTGGTGTCCGGCGGTTGTGTGGTGATGGCGCCGCCGGCCGCGCACCGCGACACCGCCGTGATGGTCGGTGCGCTCGCCGCGTACCGGATCACGGTGGTGCAACTCGTCCCGTCCGTGTTGCGCACCGTGGTCGAGGAGCCGGAGCTGGCCGCCTGCGACGCGCTGCGGCTGGTGTGCTCGGCCGGCGAGCCGCTGCCGACCGAACTGTGCGAGCGCCTGCTCGGCGTGCGGGAGGTGGAGCTGTACAACACCTACGGCCCGACCGAATCCTCGATCGACGTGACCGCGTGGCGCTACCGGCGGGGCGGCACCGACGGTACGGTTCCGATCGGTGCCGCGCTGCCCGGCGTCGACCTGTACGTGGTGGACTGCGCCGGCCGGCTCGCGCCCATCGGCGTACCCGGCGAGTTGCGTATCGGCGGTGTCGGCCTCGCCCGTGGTTACGCCGGGCGCGGCGACCTCACCGCCGAACGGTTCACCCCGAACCCCTTCGCCACCCGGCCCGGCCAGCGGTGGTACCACACCGGAGACCTGGCCAGATGGCGTGACGACGGGGTCCTGGAGTTCCTCGGCCGCCTCGACGCGCAGGTCAAGGTGCGGGGGGTGCGCGTCGAACCGGGCGAGGTGGAG
Proteins encoded in this region:
- the sbnB gene encoding 2,3-diaminopropionate biosynthesis protein SbnB, encoding MLILGAGEVRAVLDGGEHDVVSAVEAAYRSHATGRTRVPQSVFLRFPDGERERIIALPAYLGGATPTCGVKWVSSFPGNLDRGMHRASAVMILNSVHTGVPEAILEASAISAGRTAASAALAASTLSSSSPESAVTLVGCGPINFEVLRYLLTVLPTLDTVTLYDLSAERAHSFAAEARSAWPTLKIDVAEHPADAMARHKLVCLATTASAPHLGTEHCRPGTLVLHLSLRDLTTESIRASVNIVDDADHVCRAATSLDLAQQEAGHRDFIAASLGEVLVAGERYVRSDDAVTVFSPFGLGCLDLAVADLVRRSASARSLGTTLDDFLPTKQQVCA